In the genome of Drosophila yakuba strain Tai18E2 chromosome 3R, Prin_Dyak_Tai18E2_2.1, whole genome shotgun sequence, one region contains:
- the LOC6538424 gene encoding enhancer of split m8 protein, translating into MEYTTKTQIYQKVKKPMLERQRRARMNKCLDNLKTLVAELRGDDGILRMDKAEMLESAVIFMRQQKTTKKVAREEQSLPLDSFKNGYMNAVNEVSRVMASTPGMSVDLGKSVMTHLGRVYKNLQQFHEAQSATDFLQNSMDCSSMDKAPLSPASSGYHSDCDSPAPSPQPMQQPLWRPW; encoded by the coding sequence atggAATACACCACCAAGACCCAGATCTACCAGAAGGTGAAGAAGCCAATGCTGGAACGCCAGCGACGTGCCCGCATGAACAAGTGCCTGGACAACCTGAAAACACTTGTCGCCGAGCTGCGAGGTGATGATGGCATCCTGCGCATGGACAAGGCCGAGATGCTCGAGTCAGCTGTGATCTTCATGCGCCAGCAAAAGACAACAAAGAAGGTGGCCCGGGAAGAGCAATCCCTCCCCCTGGACAGCTTCAAGAATGGCTACATGAATGCCGTCAACGAGGTGTCACGTGTCATGGCCTCCACACCTGGCATGAGCGTCGACCTGGGCAAATCGGTGATGACTCACCTGGGACGCGTCTACAAGAACCTGCAGCAGTTCCACGAAGCACAGTCCGCCACCGACTTCCTCCAGAACTCAATGGACTGCTCCTCAATGGACAAGGCTCCGCTCAGCCCCGCCTCCTCCGGATATCACAGCGACTGCGACAGCCCCGCCCCCTCGCCACAGCCCATGCAGCAGCCCTTGTGGCGCCCCTGGTAA